cacacacacatattgatgcCAGGAACATGTAACATCCACTGTTTTGTTTGGTGAATTGTCTTTaaacacagatggctccacaagtgctcagtcaCACATACATGAGTTCACCTGATTTCCACTTTCCTTGATGATATTAGaaaaaatgctaatgctaataatattgataattattaacaatactaatagcaataaatttgtttaaatatttctaaaaatcaaggaaaagagtaaacagatgagatagatagGACTAGTAATTAGCTTCTTGGTGATTAACCCTATCAGCACATAGGCAagagtacatgccatgcccactgtaatacaagtttatttattgtatttacatatagatggctcttagtgcttagtcaccaaggaatcaattatacctatctcacctgtttatgcTTTTCCTTGAAAGtgccttttgcattatttcattgttttaaatgttACCCAGATTTTAATAACTATTTGagaatcataacatcaataaaataataacagtattgatctAAATTGTATTAAACAGAAAAACATTtccccaccaattcaaggaatggggaaatcaggattggtcactagggcctactgacagACAGGTGGTTGGGTTAAGCATTTGTGGAGCCACCCATGTGcaaatatcattaataaactaaaattacagtggacacaacatgtatgtacacaccacacccagtGACACAGGGttagtatatttaaaataaatgccTTCTTGCAATGTTGATTCACTTTGCCCATTAATTTCCCTGAGTACCATTTTACCAAGTTTTAGAatcaatataagaaaaaaaattacactgacAATCAAATTCTAAGCTTGTCTTTTACATATGTACCATTGCAACATGTTCTTGCTGCTGCACATCCAATTATTTAGATTTTCTTTGCTCATTTTATAACATACCTGTTTGTTACCTTCACTTTATTTTGAACAGAATATTTCCCATATCATTATGGAACAAACAACACTGACTACTTTAATTGTGGATCAAAGTATTTGCATAGTAAATCTGAGTATTTTAAGTCTTTCCTCGTGTATGGCCATGTTATTTCATATGTAGTATGAGACATTATGGTGTACATTTGATTTTCATTGCTTTGCAGTAAGTATTATTTCACAGTCACAATTTCCTAACTTTCAATTTCTTATCTCTATAACTGCTGTTGTGTTATCATGTACTGAATGTATAGTTTATATTACATTTCTACATGGTCACTGACATTAAATGAAATACAGACCTCCGTGTTGTTTTCTATATTGCTCATACACAACTGCttgaataattgcaaaatctgAAGTACTCTTGGTATATGTAAAAAAGACTAGAAAATAGGACTGTTAGTGGATATAGTAAATTCAGTGTATACAGATACTTAAAATCTCAGTTACTGGATGTATGTTTgtggttaacaaaaaaaaaaaatattttacatgttataaataaaaaaaatgcagctgTAAGTAGTTCATACACTTACATAATAAGAGTTAATGGATTTATGCATAATGTGTTACAAGTGGTATACAAGAAGCAAAATTACCTTTTTGGGAAGGAATGTATCCATGACATGTCCACTGTCATTTCAGTTCATTAGTTTTGATTACATATACATGGCTCTACATGTACTTTGTCACAAAGGAATCAGctgttaaccctttgccgacgggtacgtacatgccatggcatggctggactacctgccgggggcatgtatgtacatgccatggtgtatgtatggacataccataagttttttttgttacaatcatggcaaaatattattttcctgccactgaaaatgtgattaagttgtttttaacactttctaatttttactatacaaaaaaaaaaaaaaataaataaataaatacaacaaacctacaatttcaactccatgatgccacacactgcttattttattcagactatagagtgaataatcatcaactatggagtctctataacaaaaaaatatccttcagtcttgatttatcaggaaatatggcaaatagagactagaaaataatgataactgaaaatacaacatatgctcgtagtattatgaagaaacagcaagggatgctggtatttggcatgagcggtcgcgcatgctagggtcacgatataagcccccggcagcggggcccgggccactatgaatactacccgttgggaaagggttaagctTGCCTGATCTTATTTGTTTACcctatttcttgattttttttgaaagaaaagtcTAGACTTTTATtctagtaattaataatataaaactaatgatatttatagtgaaaataattgtattataaatttaaatattttttttttttcctcaagaaATTTAAGGAATGAAGTAAATAGGTGGTATCTGCTAGATCAAATAACTCTCTATTTGGCAGCTAAGCACTTGTGAACCATTCTACATGTACATTGTTTTTTCTAGACACCTGGGGGCCCAGCAGGTTAGGTTCCTTGACAAGTCACTTCTATATTTtagctatatatgtatggacATTATTTGAAAGCCTCAATTGGCAGCCTGGTGGTTGTTGAAAAATCTGCATCACCAAGCTACACCaatgtatgtttaaataaaactgaaaaaacaaaattacagtgGACAGTGCACATACCTGATGTCAATGGGTAAATGTATTAGAGACATAGCAGAATAATGTAGTCTATAGAAGGTCAAGTTTGTGAGTATCCCTAcatatttgtgttgtttgtgtttcatGATACATCTCACTGCAATCCCAAAATAAAGTGTCAAGAGGAATTCTGAATGCAGTTTTATAGAATTCAGTTGTGTATTCCTatatcacaaaacaaataaaaaattcatttggAGGAAAATTGTAGATggaaattagataataataataataataataatgttaatgaaaataataataactaataatagtaatagtaataataataataataataataataataataataataataataagtaataataataataataataataataataataataataataataataataataataataataataataataataataataataatagtaataataataataataataataataataataataataataataacaataataataattaatgaaactgataatgataattataatattaacaataataataatgatattgatgatgaaaatgataatgataatgatgatgatgatattaatactaagaacaacaacaacagtaacagaaaTTCTGACGAGCAGTaccaattaattaataaaatataaatatctatgctgGCTATATAGTTCAGAGTACTTTTAACAAACTCTCCCTATTTGgtgaaaaaagacaataaaaaaataataacaacatatgcAGAGCTGAGCCTTAATTACCACTGTCACAATAGATCTGCAATTTGAAGCTCTAACCAGTTAACTTGATAAATTATGTCAATTAACTATTGTTTATTGTAAAGAAATTTTACTTTTGTTAATAATTGTCAATGGTGTAGCTATCATTCCCCCTCGTTATCTTTGTTAATTTTGTGTGTTGCCCCACCTGATGAGGTTGAAAGCCAGTAAGTAATTTCAAACCATTTGtagattaaatataaatacttttggCTTATCTTCATACAAGAGAATCTACTTTTATGTGTTATTCACTGAATCACGGTTCAGTTTCGTTTCAATATCGAAGGAAAAATCACAACTATAATCTAACAGATTTAACATTTTATTGAGGGCTAATGCATCATACTGACTCCTCTATTGATGAAATCTAAGTAAAAACAACTTGATACAAATGGTTTAAActgtataaaaataacaatcatggtgaatgaaacaaaaataaaaaaatggtctTTATAAGCAACTGTCTATTTGCATGATCTAATTCTGtatgtaaaacaaataaacaaagataataatttcgGTGACACTCCCCAACTAAATAACCTCTGAAACAACTGAAGTAATCTCCATTTTtgttaaatgttttatttacaaATGCATTATCAAAACAACTTTTCCAAATAAATAAGAGGGCTAATTTTAGCTaataagaaacacaaacaaacattacaTTTGAAGAGACATCTTCTGCAAAAacggatgtataaaaaaaagaaagaaagaaagaaaaaaaaaaaattcatgagcCAGTATCCATGACTAAAACAAATTCATGATGGGAAAccacgagagtgagagagaaaaaaaagatatgataatgaaatgatatttatTTAAAGTTTCTAATCAGATATGTCATCATCCGCTCCTGGAACATAATCCTCGTCATCTTCATCCTCGAGGTCTAAGTCATCCAGGTCTTGGAATAAACTCTCATCAACAGTCACCTCACCTTCTCctggaaaaaaacaaagttcAGTGAAAAGAGACAAACATTAGTAGCagcaaaagaaataaattaaagatagagagaaatgagaaagaaataatattgaagaaagtgaggaaaaagaagataatttaCCAAGCATAAAATAGTTTGCAGTTTAGAAACAACTGTATGAGCtctgaaaatatacacataaaataataataacaatgttaaatatgACAACTACAGcaggaagagaaaataacatttaatattcaAAATCACAATATTCcatagtgaaaaataaaaaaggagtaaaatCTGCCTGGCATATATGCAAATCAATCTGAAAACTATGAATGCCAGCACTTTTTCTGCCAACCACCTCTCTCCTGTAAACAAGGCACCAAACAAGGAGTTTTGTACATTTCATAAGTAGAAGTACTGCCTTATTAGAAAGCCTCATCCGCAAGACTTCCTACACTGTTTGCATGTTGGGTCCCAGAAATCACACAAGCATCCTCATACATATTAGATtactttacataaatataataaatattcaaagaaGACTACAATAATTCAAGGATAAACTTTCTATGTATCATGTTATAAATATTTGCATGAACATATTCTTTTccatttatcaataaaaatagtCTAATAGCACAGATCTTCTACAGCACAATATCAAgacagaaattaaataaaatgaagatgGCTGCTATTGTCTTTGTCTGGGAGGAGTTGCAGAAAGCTTCAAATTCATGCAGAAATGTAAAAATCGTGATTGGGCCTGAATGGATGGCAGAAACTGGAACTACTAATAGTGCTCTTAAGATTTGAAACCTGTCATAcacttataaatctatataagaaaaaacactAATTACTGCAGGAAACTAGCCCTAAAACTACCTTTAACAGTACTGATCACAAAACCACGAGTAGTGTTTAAAATGTTCTAATGATAATTTCTATCTCTCAGATCTCCTTTTCTGACGAGTACAAGAAGAGGAATAGCAAGTGGAGGACAAATTTCAAACTTGAAAGTACTACCTAGCTGGTAGATGGTACATGAAGGTCAAAATAGGTCAATAATGTCTTTAACTTAAAATGGCTGTATGGTAAGTCCAGGCATTTCTAAAGGGATCAAGTTCAATCAAAAAGAGGATTTAATATGAGCACAAGGGAAAATATTGGCTTCTAATCTGTACAGAATAATTATAAGGCACCTGTCACTGATTAGGCTTAAAGAGCAATACTTTACCAATAACACCATGCATGTGATAAAAGAcagtataaacagaaaaaaaatatgtatcatttGCAAGGCACTAACCTTCACCAAGGAAGCTAAGATCCGACTCATTCAAAGTGACGTCCTTCATGAAGAGCTCTCTACCCGTTGGTTTTTTGTTCTTCTCATCCTCCCTGTCTTTCTCAGATCGGAGTGCTTGCATCTCCGTATCAAACTTCGCTTTCCAAGCAAGAAACGTTTCTACAGTCACTCTGGTACCTTCAAACTTTTTCTGTGAGGATAAAGGTATATAACTCACCATGGTCATAAAGATTAATGTATTTAATACTAATATTGTCCTTGTAGGGTACAATAGTCCTTAATATGATTTCTTCTAATATGAATAACCAACTCTATCAatacttttttctcgttttgccAAATGAATAAAGGCATATTGTTGAACCTcggacagaaaaataaagaaatcaaataataaaaaaaattatcaccacAACCAAAGAAAAAGTCTTATGCAGAATGAGCTTATATTAGCAGCTCATAAAATATTCAGCTAAAATTTACATAGCTACGTCCTGTAAAAAAACATCTAAATGCATTCTCAAACAATTAGCAAATCACTAAATATCCAACTACATTTAACATATCTTAAGTGgaaaatatgaacaaataaaGATTCTGCTACAAAGAGAGATGGTTCTCAAGATTAGTATGCCCCGCTCACCCGATCTATCTCTTCCTGCTCTTTCTTCTTGCGATCCAATTCTTCTTTGGTGCTGAGAGCAATGCCTTCCATGTGTGTGGTGAGCCACTCCAATGAGTATGAGACAAGCGTGAACACCATAACCATCCCCAGGTTCTCCTCAcactgtaaatataatttttaattttgaaaaagtaGGAATAATAGACACAATGCTCTTTtctataattctaatatataggGAAAACTTACAACAATCATCTTGACCCCATTAACCAAGATATTCTGGCCAGTGTTCAAGACATAATCAAGAAATGCATCAACAAAGTACCTGCTCGTTAAGTTTCGTTCTTAAATCATCCAGCTCTTCCTCTTCTATGTTTTCAACAGCTGTGACTTCCATGACTGGGGGTTCATCTGGATACGTTGGAGTGTATTCAAAGTTGAGGATAATAGTTGCTGGTAACGTCTGAATCTCATCATATGGATCAGAGCCTTCGGATTTGACAGTAATTCTGAACTTGTGCCTTGGTTCTATATCAAttactgtaaaataaaaaaggaagtcaTCAGTGGCTCTAATTCCATCCATATTTTTTAGTTTAATATTTTCCTGTTACTGGTACCTTTTATAAAGTAATCTTTACATCTTCATAcctgaaaaagatgaaaaagtacAATTGGTTATCCATAATAAACAGGTTTAttctgtacagtatatacacaaaattCATTCAAAAATGATGGGGATTGATGGGAGGATctgccccccaacacccaccagcaaacattgtcttcacctcaGTAAGTACTGAAAGACAGAGCTAACGCTTGGGAGCACCAGGTGAACTTAGGCTGAATCTTCCTTTAGTTGCTGCATTACTGTTTGTTTCGTCAGATTATGCTAATGCAAACTGTTGAGTGGGCCTTGAAAAACAGTCTGAACCACAAAGAGTGTCAACACAATGCTGATAACAAATCTCCTACCAAAACCTCAGTCCTAAGTGTTGACACTGAGGTACAAGTTACAAAGAGGATATAACTTGAAAGTACACTACCTGGATgtcagtcattatatatatatatatattctggcaaGGTAAAACTCCAGCTAGTTCCTTAATTGACTAGAAACTGGATCACTTCCAGTGGATATAAGTATTCAAGGGATTTTGGTGCATATATCTCATGATAAATGAAACAGATATTTTGATTAGCTGCATGAAATGTAACATGATATAtggttggtttatatatataatactaactaCTTTCTTTATCTAATATTTGCCACTGAAATACCACAGATAAACAGggcaatagaaataatatatttctcAATTCCTTAGGCTGTATTGCTGACCAAATGAGTAGtaacatacacaaataataatggATACAATAGTTTTACAGCCTGTCAATGTtccagcaaaggccaacaaacctcAATTAAGAGCTTGCTGAGATTCCAAACAAATTTTCATCAAGTAGGAAACAAGTTCCAGCTCTACTTTATCACATTATACATGGTGAAAGTTTTCTGGCCTTTGTCTGAGGATAGATGGCACAAGGTCAATGTGATTGTTTAAAAATATGCTACTATCACATTGGAATTAGTTGCGAGAGGATCTGAAAAGAACacaaccaatataataatatacaagaaGCCACTTCCAAATTAGAATTTTCTATTCATATTACAGTCACCTCATGCAAAAATTGTTGCATGCTGCAACTGCCCCAGACTATAGCAGAGGCTTTTAATGATGATAGCTAAGTGGGTTCAAAATAATGTCAAGTAAAGTCTAGTTTGAGAAACTGTCTAATTTCACATAACTAAATCTACTATAGTCTATTCACTTAAGTCTGAGAGATGGGTAAACTCAAAGATGGCTGTGATTGGTGGATACTTGCCCAAAGAGTTGTGTGTGGAATGGCTTTAGATGATGTTAACAACAActagaatgttaataataatgatgatgatagtcttgataataatgacaagggaTGGCAATTGTagtaatattatgaataattattatgacaatgataataataacaaggataataataaaaataataataataataacaatgacaatggtaatattaacatcatcatcacaattagccttttttcatattatcattatttttatttaatatcattattgttgatgttgatgatgacgataacgatggcGATGgcaacgacgacgacgatgggTGAGGCTGATGTTAGCACTCTGCTCTAGTTTCCCATCTTTGGTTGTGTTgctaatacatttattttatttttctcagtcatatacaaaacaaaatatgagaTGGTATGGCATTTTAGGAATAATGCTTACTTGATATTCAAAAACATAGTGACCAATGAAAACAGagacctaaaaataataatatttatgagcTGAACACGTATGCCTTTGTGCCTGATGCAGGTAGTAGAAATATGGTGTATGCCATTTATTTACTTTGCAATATGTAAGATGAAATTGGACATAAATAAAGGTATAAGTAAGGGCAAACACTAATTATGTATAGAGTAAAGACAGCCATCTGTTAATAGATATTTACAGATGAATTTGTACAATTGGCAACATTGCATTTTGAGATTATAGTGAATTTGGTGATTGAGAATAACTGCACGTCTGTGATTACTTGAAATGCTGCTCATCACTCAATAAAACTTTATGACCAACTTAGATTTTCTTTAAAACCTATACACCTTTTTATaggaattttttacaaaatttctaatgaatattattctatatctaaatTGTATACTCTCAGGTCGAGGAAtttacacacaccaatatatctattaaataaaaagtatatttacgACAATCTTAAGAGATCCAATTACCAATACACAGCCTTGTTTCGAACAATTCTAGGCTCCAGCTTTTAGAGTTAAGTGAACAGACTAAACCAGTATTCCTGATAATCTTGCATACAGGCAAGTAAAATATGTTCAAGGAAATCACTTGTAATGCTACTCAAAATCTCTAATCGTTTGTGCTCATAATTCGATGACTAATgcctaaaacaaaaataatgacctAATTTCAGAGCAGGGTCATAATTCTTGAAGAAATGCTAATTACTATTGGTGATTAATATCAAACGGTGATTTGACCTTAAATAGGTATGATTTACACTTACTCTCAAATTCTTCTGGATATATGGACTCCAGGGCCTCAATTTCGTTATTCTGTTCTTCCTTGTAGTCTGTCATGACGAATAAttgaagagaaaataggaaattaGGAGGAAACACATGAAACCCAAAAGCGTGACACTACCGCACTGTTTTGGTCCCGTGTCCGAATTGATGGATGAATAATTATTTGGTAGTTTTCTAGTTCCATCTCTTGaattcaaatattatattattataaagctTAAAGAGAATTATTTCGAGTTAGTCTTGAATAATGGAGGATACATTTTATGTTAAAATACTAACTTTCTTGAGAATTATAATAGCATTAAGGGCTACGGACAGTTCCAAGGTTTTATCGGGGTGTCAAAACTAGGCACATGTTATTTGAATACATTACGAActaatgtaaaatatgtaaataatatctaATCAcgtgaaggaaaaataaacagacaaataagaaagaaggaagtagTCCATATATTCCGAACATCAAACCTTAAACTtttgataacatgaataataaaaattatgatgataacttttctaataatatggataaaacgataatgatgtactgtactgatgaaaataataataataacaatgaagatgataatatagataatgatggtgatgatgatgatgatgatgataatgattataataataataataataataataataataataatcagctaatatataatgataataatataataaaaataataataaatataataataataaaataaataacataatatataatatagaagcaataataataaataatacacaataatatgtattgatgatatgataataaaaaaaaaataatgcaatcaagaatataatggataatgaatatattaatttgtatatataataatatcaatctactatgaataataaatattataattattaataaactatatgaatatataataatataatagagtaataatataataagtaataataataataataatatataaaaaataataatgataatattatgataataattaaataatataataataatataaatgaatatctaatcagaaggaaaaataaacaacataataaataatagaataatagtcatatattcaaattataaacttaaattatataaaataaaatataaaaattataatataatattaataataataaaagataatatgtactgtactgataaaataataataataacaataataataagatataataataattaattatgataataaataataataatatataataatataatataatataataataatataataataataaataataatatataataataatataatataataataataataataataataatatataataataataataataataataataataataatgataataatgataattatgataatagtgatgataacgatattcataatattaataatagtaataatt
The Penaeus monodon isolate SGIC_2016 chromosome 9, NSTDA_Pmon_1, whole genome shotgun sequence DNA segment above includes these coding regions:
- the LOC119576976 gene encoding RWD domain-containing protein 1-like; protein product: MTDYKEEQNNEIEALESIYPEEFEIIDIEPRHKFRITVKSEGSDPYDEIQTLPATIILNFEYTPTYPDEPPVMEVTAVENIEEEELDDLRTKLNEQCEENLGMVMVFTLVSYSLEWLTTHMEGIALSTKEELDRKKKEQEEIDRKKFEGTRVTVETFLAWKAKFDTEMQALRSEKDREDEKNKKPTGRELFMKDVTLNESDLSFLGEGEGEVTVDESLFQDLDDLDLEDEDDEDYVPGADDDISD